A single region of the Deltaproteobacteria bacterium genome encodes:
- a CDS encoding SEC-C domain-containing protein — MGRNEPCHCGSGKKYKNLW; from the coding sequence GTGGGGCGCAATGAACCCTGTCATTGTGGAAGTGGAAAAAAGTATAAAAACCTGTGGTAA